A single region of the Changchengzhania lutea genome encodes:
- a CDS encoding GH3 family domain-containing protein, which yields MAILGNIIKGIIYAADYFTSNSNHVTAQEEVLKNLLTEAKNTQFGEFYHFEAILDSEAPSTMFSQTIPYFDYNKINDEWWHKLHEGETNVTWPEEPSYFALSSGTTGKESKRIPVTDAMIDAIRKAGINQVLALNNFDFPAEFFEKEIMMLGSSTDLEERNDKLEGEISGISASNIPFWFQNYYKPGVEIAKIDDWDERVQRIAERAEEWDIGALSGIPSWIELMLQKVIEYHNLENIHDIWPNLQVYTSGGVAFAPYEKSFRALMGKPVTVIDTYLASEGFIACQTRPETDAMQLITDNGIYYEFVPFKPEYINEDGSLTDDAPTVALKDVTTNQDYVLIMSTVSGAWRYIIGDTIEFTDTERAEIKITGRTKFFLNTVGSQLSVNKMDDAMNHLESEFDTKISEYTICAKRYEDDEFYHTWYIGSAMNADENVVAETLDTFLKSANKNYKVARSKALKGVKVHVISSEIFHEWSGHNKKKGGQVKMERVMNEEKFAEWEDFVSQQ from the coding sequence ATGGCCATATTAGGAAACATTATTAAAGGCATTATTTATGCCGCAGATTATTTTACATCAAATTCCAACCATGTTACGGCACAGGAAGAAGTCCTTAAAAACCTTCTAACAGAAGCCAAAAATACGCAGTTTGGAGAATTCTACCATTTTGAAGCTATTTTAGATTCTGAAGCACCAAGTACAATGTTTTCGCAGACGATACCATATTTTGATTATAATAAAATTAATGATGAGTGGTGGCATAAACTGCATGAAGGAGAAACCAATGTGACCTGGCCAGAAGAGCCATCTTATTTTGCTTTGAGTTCTGGTACAACAGGAAAGGAAAGCAAAAGAATACCAGTAACAGACGCCATGATAGATGCGATAAGAAAGGCCGGAATAAATCAAGTACTGGCATTAAATAATTTTGATTTTCCTGCCGAATTTTTCGAAAAAGAAATCATGATGTTAGGCAGTTCTACAGATTTAGAAGAACGCAATGATAAATTAGAAGGCGAAATAAGTGGTATTAGTGCAAGTAATATCCCATTTTGGTTTCAAAATTATTATAAACCTGGTGTCGAAATTGCTAAAATTGACGATTGGGACGAACGCGTACAACGTATTGCCGAACGTGCCGAAGAATGGGATATTGGTGCACTTAGTGGCATTCCATCTTGGATAGAACTCATGCTTCAAAAAGTGATTGAATATCATAATCTTGAAAACATACACGATATTTGGCCAAACTTACAAGTGTATACCTCTGGTGGTGTCGCATTTGCACCATACGAAAAAAGTTTTCGAGCTTTAATGGGCAAACCTGTAACGGTTATCGATACGTATTTAGCTTCAGAAGGTTTTATCGCCTGCCAGACCAGACCAGAAACGGATGCTATGCAACTTATTACAGACAATGGCATCTATTATGAATTTGTCCCTTTTAAGCCCGAGTATATCAACGAAGATGGTTCTTTAACTGATGATGCCCCAACGGTGGCATTAAAAGATGTAACTACCAATCAAGATTATGTGCTCATTATGAGTACCGTTAGTGGTGCCTGGCGCTACATTATTGGTGATACCATTGAGTTTACAGACACAGAACGTGCCGAAATTAAAATTACAGGTCGTACCAAGTTCTTTTTAAATACTGTGGGCTCTCAATTATCTGTAAATAAAATGGATGATGCGATGAATCATTTAGAATCTGAATTTGATACTAAAATTTCAGAATATACCATTTGCGCAAAACGCTATGAAGATGATGAATTTTACCATACTTGGTATATAGGTAGTGCTATGAATGCCGACGAAAATGTAGTTGCAGAAACACTAGATACCTTTTTAAAAAGCGCTAATAAAAACTATAAAGTGGCGAGAAGCAAGGCTTTAAAAGGTGTTAAAGTGCATGTGATTTCTAGCGAGATATTTCATGAATGGAGCGGGCACAACAAGAAGAAAGGTGGCCAAGTAAAAATGGAACGCGTTATGAACGAAGAAAAATTTGCCGAATGGGAAGACTTTGTTAGTCAGCAATAA
- the cls gene encoding cardiolipin synthase, which yields MLYAFLILYAISTLWAILSIILYGNRPARSIGWIFVVIVFPILGVILYMLFGINRKKFRFFTLNFNAKRRLYDLNHTSENIEEFKHKFDSDKFGRIAKLLENSSGFPAIDGNSVTLLKNGQDTFDLIFKALHDAKYFIHLQYYILEEGEILDKLCALFQKKVEEGVEVRILYDALGSFGWKDKTIKKLKKTGVHVFPILPIKLSTILSTLNFRNHRKIIVIDGCVAFAGGVNISDKYISDHSPMGIWDDLHIKLEGSVVDHLHRVFIKDYYFASNETLLTNKKYLPKQTKAGDSLLQIVCGGPDLKHLSILHQYVTMVHSAEESIHIENPYFIPNRMLLEALKMAVLRGVKVNIMVPTNSDSKMAKNSMFGNFESLLEVGVNIYTLKDTFSHSKVIVIDKQIASIGSGNFDYRSFEYNYEVNTLIFDEAIAIEMVEDFENNIKNCRVLNYRTFKERPVSDKLLEGMAKIFSPLL from the coding sequence ATGTTATACGCTTTTTTAATTCTTTATGCTATAAGCACGCTTTGGGCAATTTTGAGCATTATACTTTATGGGAATAGACCAGCACGTTCTATTGGTTGGATTTTTGTTGTGATTGTTTTTCCTATACTTGGGGTTATTTTATACATGCTCTTTGGTATAAACCGAAAAAAATTCAGGTTTTTTACCCTTAATTTTAATGCCAAAAGGCGGTTATACGATTTAAACCATACCAGTGAAAATATAGAAGAATTTAAGCATAAATTTGATTCTGATAAGTTTGGAAGAATTGCTAAACTTTTAGAAAATAGTTCTGGTTTTCCAGCTATTGATGGAAATAGTGTGACATTGCTTAAAAATGGCCAAGACACCTTTGACCTTATATTTAAGGCCTTACATGATGCTAAATATTTTATTCATTTGCAATATTATATTCTGGAAGAAGGAGAGATATTAGATAAATTGTGCGCCCTTTTCCAAAAAAAAGTTGAAGAAGGTGTTGAAGTACGCATTCTATATGATGCCCTAGGAAGTTTCGGTTGGAAAGATAAAACGATTAAGAAGCTAAAAAAAACCGGGGTGCATGTCTTTCCAATCTTGCCAATTAAGTTAAGTACTATTTTATCAACGCTCAATTTTAGAAATCATCGTAAAATTATAGTTATAGATGGTTGTGTGGCCTTTGCAGGTGGTGTGAATATTTCAGATAAGTACATTTCAGATCATTCTCCAATGGGAATTTGGGACGATTTACATATCAAGCTAGAAGGCAGTGTTGTAGATCATTTGCATCGTGTTTTTATTAAAGATTATTATTTTGCAAGTAACGAAACCCTACTTACCAACAAAAAATACCTCCCAAAACAAACCAAGGCAGGCGACTCCCTTTTACAGATTGTTTGTGGTGGTCCAGATTTAAAACACCTTTCTATTTTGCATCAGTATGTAACGATGGTACATAGTGCAGAAGAAAGCATCCATATAGAAAACCCTTATTTTATTCCTAATAGAATGCTGTTAGAAGCCTTAAAAATGGCCGTATTAAGAGGTGTGAAAGTGAATATTATGGTGCCTACAAATAGCGATAGTAAAATGGCCAAAAACAGTATGTTTGGCAATTTTGAAAGTTTGTTAGAAGTAGGGGTTAATATCTACACGCTAAAAGACACCTTTTCACACAGTAAGGTTATTGTTATTGACAAGCAAATTGCTTCTATTGGTTCTGGTAATTTTGATTATAGAAGTTTTGAATACAACTATGAGGTGAACACCTTGATATTTGACGAAGCCATCGCTATTGAAATGGTAGAGGATTTCGAAAACAACATTAAAAATTGCCGCGTATTAAACTATCGAACGTTTAAAGAAAGACCCGTATCAGATAAACTTTTAGAGGGGATGGCTAAAATATTTAGTCCCTTATTATAA
- a CDS encoding ferritin-like domain-containing protein, producing MYDYTEEVGNKLNDLLEKNYDAEKGYRKAAENAKSDSLKRFFNRKAAERNSFGHEIKSELKTYGQEPDKGGSVTGALHRTWMDTKALFSSDNDESMLEAAITGERAALDDYEDALSDNEPRFPERTASILKNQWSQIQSDLNKIKRLEDIS from the coding sequence ATGTACGATTATACAGAAGAAGTAGGAAATAAGTTAAATGACTTATTAGAGAAGAATTACGATGCAGAAAAAGGATATCGTAAAGCGGCAGAAAATGCGAAATCAGACAGCTTGAAACGTTTTTTTAATAGAAAAGCAGCAGAAAGAAATTCTTTCGGACACGAGATAAAAAGTGAATTAAAAACTTACGGTCAAGAACCTGACAAAGGAGGAAGCGTTACTGGAGCCTTACACAGAACTTGGATGGATACTAAAGCACTGTTCTCTTCAGATAATGATGAGTCTATGTTAGAAGCTGCCATAACTGGAGAAAGAGCTGCGTTGGACGATTATGAAGACGCCTTAAGCGATAACGAGCCTCGTTTTCCTGAACGAACGGCCTCAATATTAAAAAATCAATGGAGTCAAATCCAAAGCGATTTAAACAAAATTAAAAGACTAGAAGACATTAGTTAG
- a CDS encoding helix-turn-helix transcriptional regulator produces the protein MLFLINFAKVGFYIAPHPNNIMITINITAKSTEGTVKQIQAVLGGTISERWGEYVLDIDNENAIGSIRFITFDWGGSLLEYRIVFFEEIELIMDTSEFNPIHFTYCLKGHCFHSFRKADQPIKLEELQPVIFTSKDDGYNYGYFPKDIELHINTIQISRVKFIRKRLNDASILNQKLYKVFHDDQHEREFSYFGTYNLKLAQLVKSLKKVKQEGMIRIMLIEGIVYQILSLHMIQHDRDVQRKKGKAPLLKRELKIIRKIAEQITLDVSKDYNLEALSTQTGLTQAKLQEGFKHFYARTVTEYVRHVRLEKARDLIIETDLNISQIVYSIGFSSRSYFSKIFKNKYGISPSEFQQNKRGLEIVA, from the coding sequence ATGCTTTTTTTGATTAATTTTGCAAAGGTTGGATTTTATATAGCTCCACATCCTAATAACATTATGATCACAATTAATATTACTGCCAAGAGCACCGAGGGGACAGTTAAACAAATACAAGCGGTTTTAGGCGGCACTATTTCTGAGCGTTGGGGTGAATACGTATTGGATATTGATAATGAAAATGCGATTGGAAGCATTCGCTTTATTACTTTTGATTGGGGCGGTAGCCTATTAGAGTATCGAATTGTGTTTTTTGAAGAGATTGAGCTCATCATGGATACTTCGGAATTTAATCCTATTCACTTTACTTACTGTTTAAAAGGCCATTGTTTCCATAGCTTCAGGAAAGCGGATCAACCTATTAAACTGGAGGAGTTGCAACCTGTTATATTCACTAGTAAGGATGACGGGTACAATTACGGCTATTTCCCTAAGGATATAGAACTGCATATAAACACTATTCAAATAAGTCGTGTCAAGTTTATTAGGAAGCGCTTGAATGATGCGTCCATTTTAAATCAAAAATTATATAAAGTGTTCCATGACGACCAGCATGAAAGGGAATTCTCTTATTTTGGAACCTATAATTTAAAATTGGCCCAACTGGTAAAATCACTTAAAAAGGTGAAACAGGAAGGGATGATTCGTATCATGCTTATAGAAGGTATTGTCTACCAAATATTGTCGCTACATATGATTCAGCATGACAGGGATGTACAGCGCAAAAAAGGAAAGGCACCACTTTTAAAGCGTGAATTAAAAATTATCAGAAAAATTGCAGAGCAAATTACCTTAGATGTTTCAAAGGATTATAATTTGGAAGCTTTGTCTACTCAAACAGGTTTAACTCAGGCCAAGTTGCAAGAAGGCTTCAAGCATTTCTATGCCAGAACGGTTACAGAATACGTGCGGCATGTACGTTTAGAAAAAGCGAGAGATTTAATTATAGAAACCGACCTTAATATTTCTCAAATTGTATACTCCATTGGTTTTAGCAGTAGAAGCTATTTCTCTAAAATCTTTAAAAATAAATATGGTATTAGTCCTAGTGAATTTCAGCAGAATAAAAGAGGATTAGAGATAGTAGCATAA
- a CDS encoding hemerythrin domain-containing protein: MNIFESLRKDHDIQRQLLEVLVQTEGDSKTRDRAFKALKHELEIHANGEERHFYSPLIDIDKTQPHARHGVAEHHEIDEIVETLEKTDYDSSAWLKYAKNLKEKVEHHLEDEEHTFFQLAGKVLSESQKTTLADNYNAYMSDCRKK, encoded by the coding sequence ATGAATATTTTTGAAAGCTTAAGAAAAGACCACGATATACAAAGACAATTATTAGAGGTATTAGTTCAAACCGAAGGAGACTCTAAAACCAGGGACCGAGCATTTAAAGCCTTGAAGCACGAACTGGAAATTCATGCAAATGGTGAAGAACGTCATTTTTACTCGCCGTTAATCGATATCGATAAAACACAACCACACGCTAGACATGGAGTAGCTGAACACCATGAGATAGATGAAATTGTTGAAACCTTAGAAAAAACAGATTACGATTCGTCTGCGTGGTTAAAGTATGCCAAAAATTTAAAAGAAAAAGTAGAGCATCATTTAGAAGACGAAGAACATACCTTTTTTCAACTTGCTGGAAAAGTATTATCCGAATCTCAAAAAACAACATTAGCAGACAACTATAATGCTTATATGAGCGATTGTAGAAAGAAGTAA
- a CDS encoding helix-turn-helix transcriptional regulator, producing MHEIVIKNSNTENTIRQLSEVLDGHVVSSCGEFTLTFDNKYGHGVIRGIDFDWGLSLIDFDVTFKEVTKIIFVSQNRKLVEFIFVSEGSLEFGYSTNKELSTFNRYQNIIISDKKAKRKTFVFPKDKAVKTNIIQLDTSDYLGKKNNNIKYLDKVLSQLFNKENDTVSYQHLGNYNLKIADQIKQMSNSHDEGIIRTLSIEGQINLIMAMQILEHQNFQSKTVLPDTLSSSHIKKIHELTSYISDNLSEPLSVTALSTLSGLGPKKLQSGFQVLFSKSVNEYIRDLKLEVARDQLLKTDLTISEIVYGIGLRSRSYFSKIFIERYGILPSQYRTEIKSVSK from the coding sequence ATGCATGAAATTGTTATTAAAAACTCAAATACCGAAAATACCATACGCCAATTAAGTGAGGTATTGGATGGACATGTTGTTTCATCATGTGGTGAATTTACTTTAACATTCGACAATAAATATGGTCATGGTGTCATTAGAGGAATCGATTTTGATTGGGGACTGTCTTTAATAGATTTTGATGTTACATTTAAAGAAGTGACGAAAATCATTTTTGTTTCCCAGAATAGAAAACTTGTAGAATTTATTTTTGTGTCAGAAGGTAGTTTAGAATTTGGCTATAGCACCAATAAAGAACTCTCAACATTTAATCGTTACCAAAACATTATCATTTCCGATAAGAAGGCAAAGCGAAAAACATTTGTATTCCCTAAAGATAAAGCGGTAAAAACAAACATCATTCAATTAGATACTTCAGACTATTTAGGCAAGAAAAATAATAATATTAAGTATTTAGACAAGGTTTTAAGTCAGCTTTTTAATAAAGAAAATGACACCGTCTCTTATCAGCATTTGGGAAATTACAATCTCAAAATCGCTGATCAGATTAAACAGATGTCTAATTCACACGATGAGGGTATTATTAGAACCTTGTCCATTGAAGGCCAAATTAACTTAATCATGGCCATGCAAATACTTGAACATCAGAATTTCCAAAGCAAAACCGTTCTGCCAGATACCTTGTCGTCAAGTCATATCAAAAAAATTCATGAACTTACCAGTTATATTTCAGATAACTTGTCTGAACCGCTTTCAGTAACAGCTTTATCCACACTATCAGGATTAGGCCCCAAGAAACTACAATCAGGGTTTCAGGTTCTTTTTTCAAAATCTGTAAACGAATATATTAGAGATTTAAAACTTGAGGTGGCTAGAGATCAATTGCTAAAAACAGATTTAACCATTTCTGAAATTGTGTATGGTATTGGTTTACGCAGCAGAAGTTACTTTAGCAAGATTTTTATTGAACGCTATGGTATTCTCCCTAGTCAATATAGAACAGAAATCAAGAGCGTTAGTAAATAA
- a CDS encoding SOS response-associated peptidase yields the protein MCYKISNTADRTAIERSFDISFKYPKLHKPKPVINGLAESSVLTINQNNQSEVTLAIWGLLPESFQEDWQVYQDIKNTLNIDVEEIDQNSDYIDALQHRRCIVIVTGFFTYYLHDGELYPYYVYSETEEPFGLAAVYNELEDGFTTASILVSEANDFIKKIHNADALMPVILNKDDHNLWLDAKTESTDLELLFHTPNQLKLTAHPIAKEFHKSDIIYDSVLDPVEYKNIPNIKRIRRMD from the coding sequence GCAGACAGAACGGCGATTGAGAGGTCTTTTGATATTTCATTTAAATATCCTAAACTTCACAAACCTAAACCTGTTATAAATGGTTTAGCAGAATCTTCTGTGCTTACCATAAATCAAAACAACCAAAGCGAAGTAACCTTAGCTATTTGGGGTTTATTACCAGAATCTTTTCAAGAAGATTGGCAAGTGTACCAGGACATAAAAAACACGCTTAATATTGATGTAGAGGAAATCGATCAGAATTCAGACTATATTGACGCATTGCAACATAGACGTTGCATTGTTATAGTTACAGGATTCTTTACCTATTATTTACATGATGGCGAATTATACCCATATTATGTATATTCTGAAACAGAAGAACCTTTTGGATTAGCTGCTGTTTACAACGAACTTGAAGATGGCTTTACTACAGCTTCCATATTGGTGTCTGAAGCTAATGATTTTATAAAAAAAATACATAATGCAGATGCGCTCATGCCCGTAATTTTAAACAAAGACGATCATAATTTATGGTTGGATGCTAAAACAGAAAGCACAGACCTGGAACTCCTGTTCCATACGCCTAACCAATTAAAGCTTACAGCGCACCCTATTGCTAAAGAGTTTCACAAGTCTGATATTATATACGATTCTGTATTAGACCCAGTAGAGTACAAAAACATACCAAACATTAAGCGCATTAGAAGAATGGACTAA
- a CDS encoding DUF1328 domain-containing protein yields the protein MLRYPIVYLAISLISGILGFGGVAESASGIAIWFFFLFLALFVICTLSRLKR from the coding sequence ATGTTGCGCTATCCCATAGTTTATCTGGCTATCTCATTAATTTCCGGGATCTTAGGATTTGGCGGCGTTGCTGAGTCGGCATCTGGAATAGCTATATGGTTCTTCTTCCTTTTTCTTGCACTCTTTGTGATCTGTACCTTAAGCAGGTTAAAAAGATAA
- a CDS encoding helix-turn-helix domain-containing protein → MKTTLKINDTDVSQIVIDMAKLLKVDYHESQNEHCLNIPKEFGKGYIKTTTFEHGVGVVDIDFSLKKELILEFEHDIVHPLKFIFNRESSIKHSFEQDDDLHSIGRLESAIVASAPKNNHTFKIPANKSVCLFTIEINRKEFEEKIETFLSEMDDDLISMFRDVNGVNKFYYKGNYSLDIAQDLDECVECELEGFMKSVFLEGKTYAIVMSQLKQYLDDLNGPENRKILRQSTIKSIEKAVDIIKTELDTVANITVLAKRVGLNQNALQNGFKHLYDASVKEFIRDYRLEKARKLMETTGLNITQITYKIGINSRSYFSKIFKKKYGISPKAYMIKSRKEKSA, encoded by the coding sequence TTGAAGACAACTTTAAAAATTAATGACACTGATGTTAGTCAAATTGTAATAGATATGGCTAAACTGCTCAAAGTCGATTATCATGAATCACAGAATGAGCATTGCTTAAATATTCCTAAAGAATTTGGAAAAGGCTACATTAAAACCACCACTTTTGAACATGGTGTTGGTGTGGTAGATATCGATTTTTCATTGAAAAAAGAACTTATACTTGAATTTGAGCACGACATTGTACATCCATTAAAATTTATATTCAATAGAGAGTCTTCCATTAAGCACAGTTTTGAACAGGATGACGATTTACATAGTATAGGCCGTCTTGAAAGTGCTATTGTGGCTAGTGCGCCTAAAAACAATCACACCTTTAAAATACCTGCAAACAAGTCTGTTTGTTTATTTACTATAGAAATTAATAGAAAGGAATTTGAAGAAAAGATTGAGACGTTTTTATCTGAAATGGATGATGATTTAATAAGCATGTTTAGAGATGTTAATGGCGTCAACAAATTTTATTATAAGGGAAACTATAGTTTAGATATCGCTCAGGATTTAGATGAATGTGTTGAATGCGAATTGGAAGGCTTTATGAAATCGGTATTTCTGGAAGGTAAAACATATGCTATTGTCATGAGTCAGCTTAAACAGTACCTTGATGATTTAAACGGCCCTGAAAACAGAAAGATATTACGACAATCTACCATTAAAAGTATTGAGAAGGCTGTTGATATTATTAAAACAGAACTTGACACCGTAGCCAATATTACAGTACTGGCCAAACGCGTGGGTTTAAACCAAAACGCACTTCAAAATGGCTTTAAACATTTATATGACGCTTCGGTAAAAGAATTTATAAGAGATTACAGACTAGAGAAAGCCCGTAAATTGATGGAAACTACGGGTTTAAACATCACCCAAATCACCTATAAAATAGGGATAAATTCCAGAAGTTACTTCTCCAAAATCTTCAAAAAAAAATATGGTATTTCACCAAAAGCCTACATGATTAAATCCAGAAAGGAGAAATCTGCATAG
- a CDS encoding DNA topoisomerase IB: MVHINGKIGNNGVIKDITKRPEAVLDLYNLIYAQPEMLNISRSSKTESTYIYKMNGKEIINPTEIERINNLVIPPAWKKVKIANQDNAHLQAVGRDDKNRKQYIYHPKWNVIRNQTKFTKLNDFASALPKMREQIALDIEQKAWNKTKVLAIVIRLLEESHIRVGNSYYTRKNKTYGLSTLRSRHLNISKNKLNIEFIGKKGKKNKVTIENKKLVKLVNRCEEIPGWRLFQYYDENGDEHAVESQMINEYIQEISGENFSAKDFRTWSASLICFDALKQFKYSKKESTREKHVIQAIDQAAESLNNTRAVCKKYYVHPVIINSYIDGSIDPFFKQISKTKSKSEYELQPNERALKALLKTYKPEALILE; encoded by the coding sequence ATGGTACATATTAATGGTAAAATTGGGAATAACGGTGTTATTAAAGATATAACGAAACGACCGGAAGCGGTTTTAGATTTGTATAATCTAATCTATGCGCAACCTGAGATGTTGAATATTAGCAGATCTTCTAAAACTGAAAGCACTTACATATATAAAATGAATGGGAAAGAAATTATTAATCCCACAGAAATAGAACGGATTAATAATTTAGTTATCCCGCCTGCATGGAAAAAGGTAAAGATTGCTAACCAGGATAATGCTCATTTGCAAGCGGTTGGTAGGGATGATAAAAACCGAAAGCAATATATATATCATCCCAAATGGAATGTTATTAGAAACCAGACTAAATTTACCAAGTTAAATGATTTTGCTAGTGCTTTGCCTAAAATGAGAGAACAGATTGCACTTGATATAGAACAGAAAGCATGGAACAAAACCAAAGTTTTAGCTATTGTTATTAGGCTCCTTGAAGAATCTCACATTAGGGTTGGTAATTCATATTACACCAGAAAGAATAAAACCTATGGCTTGTCAACACTTAGAAGTCGTCATTTGAATATTTCTAAAAATAAACTGAATATTGAATTTATAGGTAAAAAAGGTAAAAAGAATAAGGTCACTATTGAAAATAAAAAACTTGTAAAACTAGTTAACAGATGCGAAGAAATTCCTGGTTGGAGACTTTTTCAATATTATGATGAAAATGGTGATGAGCACGCTGTGGAAAGTCAAATGATTAATGAATATATTCAAGAAATAAGCGGAGAGAATTTTTCTGCCAAGGATTTTAGAACATGGTCTGCGTCTTTAATTTGTTTTGATGCATTAAAGCAATTCAAATATTCAAAAAAGGAATCAACACGCGAAAAACATGTTATTCAGGCCATTGACCAAGCCGCAGAGTCCTTAAATAATACACGCGCTGTTTGTAAAAAATATTATGTCCATCCAGTTATTATAAATAGCTATATTGATGGGAGTATTGACCCTTTTTTTAAGCAGATCAGCAAAACCAAATCAAAATCGGAATACGAGCTTCAACCCAACGAACGTGCCTTAAAGGCCTTATTAAAAACCTATAAACCAGAAGCATTAATTTTAGAATAA